In the Leptospira sp. WS4.C2 genome, one interval contains:
- a CDS encoding alpha/beta hydrolase family protein, translating into MNRLTAWIKSVHFLMGLQSKNETLPDVRGISIPVRKGNLRADCYLAKSQSLGTIITINGLAPLGNRDPRFIIVNRSLNNLGYTVVSPFFDEICDYKISLRNIDDIKDSILFISGQKDLCPSGKVSIFAPSFSGSLSLIAVSDKQIVDRMNTICAIGAFAHADEIIGNLFADQSLDEYGRMILLLNFLPLSIGENKSLFKAIKLAILDNYFKYKDNLLEPHFSKMKKVDRDFFENLKYDKDFRMKHWDIILKKSGKDRELLSALSVTNHINSLSLPILLIHGLKDDVVPATESAMLHAELVARGVECKLCITNLISHGDTGFSLKTLLEVPKLISSFSFFFRKAYDGK; encoded by the coding sequence ATGAATAGATTAACAGCTTGGATAAAATCGGTCCATTTCCTTATGGGCTTGCAAAGTAAGAATGAAACTCTACCTGATGTTAGGGGAATTTCGATTCCCGTTCGTAAGGGAAATTTGCGTGCAGATTGCTATTTGGCGAAATCACAATCCCTTGGGACCATAATTACAATCAATGGCCTAGCACCACTAGGGAACCGAGATCCACGGTTTATCATTGTTAATAGAAGCCTAAACAATCTTGGTTATACGGTCGTAAGTCCATTCTTTGATGAAATCTGTGATTATAAAATTTCCCTTCGTAACATCGATGACATTAAAGATTCGATTCTTTTTATCTCTGGTCAAAAAGATTTATGTCCTTCCGGGAAAGTATCCATTTTTGCACCTTCTTTTTCGGGATCGTTGAGTCTCATTGCGGTAAGTGACAAACAAATTGTCGATCGAATGAATACAATTTGTGCAATCGGCGCATTTGCTCACGCAGATGAAATTATTGGAAATTTATTCGCAGACCAGAGTTTGGATGAATATGGACGGATGATTCTTCTACTCAATTTTCTTCCTCTATCCATAGGAGAAAACAAAAGTTTGTTCAAAGCCATTAAACTTGCAATTTTAGATAATTATTTCAAATACAAAGACAATCTTTTGGAACCTCATTTTTCAAAAATGAAAAAAGTTGACCGCGACTTTTTTGAAAACTTGAAATATGATAAAGATTTTAGAATGAAACATTGGGATATCATCCTAAAGAAAAGTGGAAAAGATCGTGAATTGTTATCTGCTTTATCTGTAACAAACCATATAAATTCTCTTAGCTTACCCATTCTATTGATTCACGGACTAAAAGATGATGTGGTACCGGCAACCGAATCTGCAATGTTACATGCTGAACTAGTGGCTCGCGGGGTTGAATGTAAACTTTGTATTACAAATCTTATCTCCCATGGAGACACTGGCTTTAGTTTAAAAACTTTATTAGAAGTAC
- a CDS encoding lactonase family protein, protein MKQNQLINRWKKQFCIVLVAFFFACQPAELNSACDPNTSSYFETLTVLLGTSENTHFCGANIRSPFFARTRIPRFVIVTNVGVSTATSSVNVFRINPNHGEISQVDGSPFQLSNRPRYSVTDASGTIVYVANIGNTSISILNLNPDTGTLSLKHPDFVLPSTPYSLALDPNGKFLFASSESTQQIHRLAIDSSGNLSSLTPATSTTNPTAGAVGRMVFDSTGRHLYVGLTSASGNMSGVQAFTLNSSTGALTSINVYQTGENNLSLAISANDQFIYGSNYFSQDVYPFVRDGNTGSLSVQTNILAGVAPGFTITDPLNRFVFVANSGTGQGTISAYSIQPLNGTLTSVSGSPFSSGFSPIGLSIDPSGKFLYSSNTEGGNVSGYTIGGDGSLSPISGFPVTAGTNPFSVEIVSY, encoded by the coding sequence GTGAAACAAAATCAATTAATCAACCGATGGAAAAAACAATTCTGTATTGTTCTCGTGGCTTTTTTCTTTGCCTGCCAACCCGCTGAACTTAATTCTGCATGTGACCCAAATACTTCTTCTTATTTTGAAACCTTGACAGTCCTTCTAGGGACTAGTGAAAATACTCACTTTTGTGGTGCAAACATTCGTAGCCCTTTTTTTGCAAGAACCAGGATCCCTCGTTTTGTAATCGTGACAAATGTCGGTGTGTCCACTGCAACTAGTAGTGTGAATGTATTTCGGATCAATCCGAATCATGGTGAGATTTCGCAAGTAGATGGATCACCGTTTCAATTGTCTAACCGCCCCCGTTATTCTGTTACCGATGCAAGCGGAACCATCGTTTATGTTGCTAACATAGGTAATACTTCAATTTCTATACTCAATCTGAATCCTGATACAGGGACTTTATCTTTAAAACATCCCGACTTTGTCCTTCCTTCCACTCCCTATTCCTTGGCTTTAGATCCCAATGGTAAATTTTTATTCGCTAGTTCCGAATCGACTCAGCAAATTCACCGATTGGCAATCGATTCTTCAGGTAACCTCTCAAGCCTAACTCCTGCCACAAGTACAACAAATCCAACAGCTGGTGCTGTTGGGCGGATGGTTTTTGATTCTACTGGTAGGCATTTGTATGTCGGACTCACGAGTGCCTCTGGGAACATGTCTGGAGTTCAGGCTTTCACTTTAAATTCGTCTACCGGAGCATTAACTTCTATTAATGTTTACCAAACAGGTGAAAATAATCTTTCTTTGGCAATTTCTGCAAATGATCAATTTATTTATGGATCCAATTATTTTTCACAAGATGTTTACCCTTTTGTGAGAGATGGAAACACTGGAAGTCTTTCTGTCCAAACTAATATATTGGCTGGCGTTGCTCCAGGATTCACCATTACTGATCCACTCAACAGGTTTGTGTTTGTTGCTAATAGTGGCACTGGTCAAGGAACTATTTCTGCTTATTCCATCCAACCATTGAATGGAACTTTAACATCTGTGAGTGGCTCACCTTTTTCATCGGGATTTAGCCCCATTGGACTTAGTATCGACCCAAGTGGAAAGTTTTTATATTCTTCCAATACAGAAGGTGGAAATGTCTCAGGGTATACAATCGGTGGAGATGGATCTCTTTCTCCTATTTCGGGATTTCCTGTTACTGCGGGTACAAATCCATTTTCGGTAGAAATTGTTTCTTATTGA
- a CDS encoding SH3 domain-containing protein yields the protein MKQQIVVIFFIITSFYSQLLPCEPFDPVFLKPVDTSREDKDFYSFKQKLEKSVKEKDLKFIESIVDPQISFSFSEDGMGKTRFLNHWKLDKNPKNSEFWNVFSQTINLGFTYKDNIWSAPFLFNLTPESIDSYSFSLITGNTVNIRNKPSKNGAILTQLSWEFVKNEYDESNLKPNANEPCKWKKVCISDGQVGYICEQYLRSPMDHRVGFSKKNHNWMMIFFVEGGD from the coding sequence ATGAAACAACAAATCGTAGTAATATTCTTCATCATCACATCGTTTTATTCCCAGCTTTTACCTTGCGAACCATTTGATCCGGTATTTCTAAAGCCAGTCGACACTTCAAGAGAAGATAAAGATTTTTATTCCTTTAAACAAAAGTTGGAAAAATCTGTGAAGGAAAAAGATCTAAAATTTATCGAATCAATTGTGGATCCCCAAATTTCCTTTTCCTTTTCAGAAGATGGTATGGGGAAAACAAGGTTTCTTAATCATTGGAAACTTGATAAAAACCCAAAAAATTCAGAATTCTGGAACGTATTTTCTCAAACCATCAATCTCGGTTTTACCTATAAGGACAATATTTGGTCTGCACCTTTTTTATTCAACTTAACACCAGAATCCATAGACTCCTACAGTTTTTCTCTCATCACAGGTAATACAGTTAATATCAGAAACAAACCTTCCAAAAATGGTGCCATATTAACACAGCTTAGCTGGGAATTTGTTAAAAATGAATATGATGAATCAAATTTAAAACCGAATGCAAACGAACCATGTAAATGGAAAAAAGTTTGTATTTCCGATGGCCAAGTCGGTTATATTTGTGAACAATATTTACGAAGTCCCATGGACCACCGAGTCGGCTTTTCAAAGAAAAACCACAATTGGATGATGATATTCTTTGTTGAAGGCGGAGACTAA
- a CDS encoding MBL fold metallo-hydrolase, whose amino-acid sequence MERFTSILILFFIIAQFHCKAFGKDPHGSHLEKIKKSTHFDETREQFVNRRPDVLEKMREGQNFFSLFFKFFFGGDKNQKPDTKLPEEKPDFVEFLKPDENIKFIWFGHSTFLVNIEGKILFFDPVFSESAAPFSFMVKRFQDAVVKLEELPPIDFIIISHDHYDHLDMQTIEFFKNTNTKFITPLGVISHLKEWGVSDDRLTELDWWEPIEIGKIKIVCTPAQHFSGRRGMNGNKTLWSSWTVIGQKERFYFSGDSGYDVHFKNIGDKYGPFDLTFIENGQYNPMWEAVHVLPEQTAKAHLDLKGKRLVPVHWGMFNLSLHSWYEPAESLEKQAEIYKIDLLTPKFGQLVKTNEPNLMERWWKKFIKSE is encoded by the coding sequence TTGGAAAGATTTACGTCCATTTTGATATTATTTTTTATAATTGCACAATTCCATTGTAAGGCCTTTGGAAAAGATCCCCATGGTTCCCATCTTGAAAAAATAAAAAAATCCACGCACTTTGACGAAACCAGAGAACAATTCGTAAACCGCAGACCAGATGTTTTAGAAAAAATGAGAGAAGGTCAGAACTTCTTCTCTTTGTTCTTCAAATTTTTCTTCGGAGGTGATAAAAACCAAAAACCAGATACAAAATTACCAGAAGAAAAACCCGATTTTGTTGAATTTTTAAAACCAGACGAGAATATAAAATTTATCTGGTTTGGCCATTCCACCTTTCTAGTAAATATAGAAGGGAAAATATTATTTTTTGATCCTGTATTTTCCGAATCCGCAGCACCTTTTAGTTTTATGGTAAAAAGGTTCCAGGATGCCGTTGTCAAATTAGAAGAATTACCACCGATCGATTTTATTATCATTTCTCATGACCATTATGATCATCTTGATATGCAGACGATCGAATTTTTTAAAAACACAAACACTAAATTCATCACTCCCCTTGGAGTCATTTCGCATTTGAAAGAGTGGGGTGTCTCTGACGACCGCCTAACAGAACTTGATTGGTGGGAACCAATTGAGATTGGAAAAATTAAGATCGTATGTACGCCAGCGCAACATTTTTCAGGAAGGCGTGGAATGAACGGCAATAAAACATTATGGTCTTCCTGGACAGTGATCGGACAAAAGGAAAGATTTTATTTCAGCGGTGATTCTGGTTATGATGTCCACTTTAAAAACATTGGTGATAAGTATGGACCATTTGATCTCACCTTTATTGAAAATGGCCAATACAATCCTATGTGGGAAGCGGTACATGTTTTACCGGAACAAACTGCAAAAGCTCACTTGGATTTAAAGGGAAAAAGGTTAGTGCCAGTTCACTGGGGAATGTTTAACTTATCTCTACACAGTTGGTATGAACCAGCGGAATCTCTCGAGAAACAAGCTGAGATTTATAAAATTGATTTGCTTACGCCAAAATTCGGACAACTTGTCAAAACCAATGAACCCAACCTAATGGAAAGATGGTGGAAAAAATTTATTAAGTCGGAATGA
- a CDS encoding alkaline phosphatase D family protein — translation MKLQSLFLSFFLSIMLGPLFQFPIEGKDTESLHIGFGSCLHQDKESPVLTQWKKESFDIILLLGDNIYADSLVATEKIPAYKKQFERPEWKAIRSQSQILATWDDHDYGINDSGGEYADKEKSREIFISQMGSLMPKGRSFGTKDGKGIFHSYFLTFKKKKVHIVIPDTRFFRSPLKRKFWSYFTGKSHYRPNEAGDVTLLGEDQWKWLAEELDKPSDLLVFVSGIQVIPTEQPFEKWGNFPKEREKLFQLLGSAKTSDLVILSGDRHIAEIYEYPLTDTRKLIEVTSSSLNLPLPFLPLEYDSEYKLGSAFRDENYGSILIQQKEGKLVWRSQIKDKIGTVVLHYSHNDSN, via the coding sequence ATGAAACTACAATCTCTGTTCTTATCCTTTTTTTTATCCATTATGTTGGGACCTTTGTTTCAATTCCCAATCGAGGGAAAAGATACCGAAAGTTTACACATCGGTTTTGGCTCTTGTTTGCACCAAGATAAAGAGAGTCCCGTTTTGACTCAGTGGAAAAAAGAATCATTTGACATAATACTTTTGTTAGGTGATAATATTTACGCAGATAGTTTGGTTGCCACAGAAAAAATCCCAGCTTACAAAAAACAATTCGAAAGGCCTGAATGGAAAGCCATTCGTTCCCAGTCGCAAATCCTTGCTACCTGGGATGATCATGATTATGGAATCAATGATAGTGGTGGCGAATACGCCGATAAAGAAAAGAGCCGCGAAATTTTTATTTCTCAAATGGGATCTTTAATGCCCAAAGGTCGAAGTTTTGGAACCAAAGACGGAAAAGGAATTTTTCATTCCTACTTTCTTACATTCAAAAAGAAAAAAGTTCATATCGTGATCCCAGACACTCGTTTTTTTCGTTCTCCTTTAAAGAGGAAGTTTTGGTCATATTTTACTGGCAAAAGCCACTACCGTCCTAATGAAGCAGGGGATGTTACTCTGCTTGGTGAAGACCAGTGGAAGTGGCTGGCAGAAGAATTGGACAAACCATCCGACTTACTTGTTTTTGTTTCGGGAATCCAGGTCATTCCCACAGAACAGCCGTTTGAGAAATGGGGGAATTTTCCCAAAGAAAGAGAAAAACTTTTCCAACTTCTAGGGTCTGCAAAAACTTCCGACTTAGTCATTCTTTCGGGGGACAGGCACATTGCGGAAATATACGAATATCCATTGACAGACACTCGTAAGTTAATCGAAGTCACATCGAGTTCGCTCAACTTACCTTTACCATTTTTACCATTGGAATATGATTCTGAGTATAAACTTGGGTCTGCGTTTCGAGATGAAAACTATGGGTCTATACTGATTCAGCAGAAAGAGGGAAAATTGGTTTGGCGTTCCCAGATCAAAGACAAAATTGGAACAGTGGTTCTTCATTACAGTCACAATGATTCTAATTAA
- a CDS encoding TetR/AcrR family transcriptional regulator, which produces MKPKQKILESSFALFREKGFQATGIAEILDKAGAYKKTLYDHFKSKDDIGFEYLNYLSEQQRVVMLKVLAKANDMPDFIEKWVNFIVRNQRNTSRKDCPIALFSGEISHLSQFDTYRNKAVHHVLETVETCILNFAPNLRQDLVKSLSYELYMSYLGGLRLYALTKDRKVIERMKSQMISSAERIIKS; this is translated from the coding sequence TTGAAACCCAAACAGAAAATCTTAGAAAGTTCCTTTGCTTTGTTTCGTGAAAAAGGTTTCCAGGCGACTGGAATTGCGGAGATCCTAGACAAAGCGGGAGCCTATAAAAAAACTTTATACGATCATTTTAAATCAAAAGATGATATTGGATTTGAATACCTAAACTATCTTTCTGAGCAGCAAAGAGTTGTTATGTTAAAGGTATTGGCAAAAGCAAACGATATGCCCGATTTTATTGAAAAATGGGTTAATTTCATTGTGAGAAACCAAAGGAACACTTCGAGAAAGGATTGTCCGATTGCTCTTTTTTCGGGAGAAATTTCGCACCTAAGTCAATTTGATACTTATAGAAACAAAGCCGTTCACCATGTTTTGGAAACTGTGGAAACTTGTATTTTAAACTTCGCACCAAATTTGCGACAAGACCTTGTAAAGTCTTTAAGTTATGAGCTGTATATGAGTTATCTGGGTGGTCTTCGGTTGTATGCATTAACGAAAGATCGAAAGGTCATCGAAAGAATGAAGTCCCAGATGATTTCTTCAGCCGAGCGCATAATTAAAAGTTAA
- a CDS encoding DUF4349 domain-containing protein, translated as MSRYSSGEAEDYAPSVAAPSPKAETTPSELKIQKRMMVYSVNVNLQSKEIEAKVTEVIKLAESYGGYALQYSSNGIIQLKIPAEKLKQFLFTLKNQSQNYSEDVSAKDVTEDYTDTEIRMENALKMRVRLLEILKTAKTVEEILKVEAELSKVSESIERWEGRLKYLASAVQLSSVQVQVRQKWEPVVQKEYKPGPLGYPFYYLYLGLGKAKDGLIWMFVQEIPKEKTEIPD; from the coding sequence ATGAGTCGCTATTCTTCTGGGGAAGCAGAGGATTATGCACCTTCCGTTGCTGCTCCCTCCCCTAAAGCAGAAACTACACCAAGTGAACTAAAAATCCAAAAAAGGATGATGGTGTATTCCGTGAATGTCAATTTACAATCAAAAGAAATTGAAGCCAAAGTCACTGAAGTGATCAAACTTGCAGAATCATACGGAGGTTATGCGCTACAGTATAGTTCCAATGGAATCATACAATTAAAGATCCCAGCCGAGAAATTAAAACAATTTTTATTCACCCTTAAAAACCAATCACAAAACTATTCAGAAGATGTTTCTGCTAAAGATGTAACAGAAGATTATACTGATACTGAAATTCGGATGGAGAACGCGCTGAAAATGAGAGTTCGCCTTTTAGAAATTCTAAAAACGGCAAAAACCGTGGAAGAAATCTTAAAAGTAGAAGCGGAACTAAGCAAAGTTTCAGAATCCATTGAAAGATGGGAAGGAAGATTAAAATACCTGGCAAGTGCCGTGCAACTTTCTTCTGTACAAGTGCAGGTTCGTCAAAAGTGGGAACCTGTAGTGCAAAAGGAATACAAACCAGGGCCTCTAGGTTATCCTTTTTACTACCTCTATCTTGGTCTGGGAAAAGCAAAGGATGGCCTGATCTGGATGTTTGTTCAGGAAATTCCAAAGGAAAAAACAGAAATCCCCGATTGA
- a CDS encoding amidohydrolase family protein, with amino-acid sequence MADTLIKQARIFDGSTNPSFVGDVRIKDGVVQTISKTELSPNSGETVVDAKGLWLTPGFIDFHTHYDAEIEMAPDLSESVRHGVTTISLGSCSLSLAVGDPTDLADMFSRVEAIPRKNVLSILESKKNWNSASEYKKHLNNMPLGPNVTSFAGHSAIRAHVMGLERSLTKGEVPTKQELESMNKHLEEALDAGFMGLSINTLVWDKMDGSRFRSRPLPSTFANWSEYQYLNKTLRKRGKVFQGVPNVSTKINVLMFLKEAFGLFRKPLKTTIISLMDVKFDPGLYKLLGVIGRITNTIFKSDFKFQALPEPFDLYADGMDVVVFEEFAAGAKANHIEDEFERKQLMKDPTYRSWFKRQWTNWFLPRVFHRNFRETKIVDAPDKSLIGKSIDDVAKERGVHSVTAFLDLVAEHGNKVRWYTVMANHRKEPLQKIVSYPDILIGFSDAGAHLRGMAHYNFPLRMLKLVRDAELEKKPFMTLERAVNRLTGEIGDWFGIDAGYIKEGKRADLVLIDPTKLDDSLAKDVEAPMPFMEDFKRWVRRNDDTIKKVYINGKLAIDQGKPVASLGKEKGYGSFLESTIGT; translated from the coding sequence ATGGCAGACACTCTCATCAAACAGGCGAGAATTTTTGACGGTAGCACAAATCCATCTTTTGTCGGTGATGTGAGAATTAAGGATGGGGTGGTTCAAACTATCTCTAAAACGGAACTTAGCCCTAACTCTGGGGAGACTGTGGTCGATGCCAAAGGCCTTTGGCTCACACCTGGGTTCATTGACTTTCATACCCATTACGATGCAGAGATCGAAATGGCACCAGATTTATCTGAGTCAGTTCGTCATGGAGTAACAACCATTTCTCTTGGTAGTTGTTCATTGAGTTTAGCTGTGGGTGACCCTACGGATTTAGCAGATATGTTTAGTCGCGTGGAAGCCATTCCAAGAAAGAATGTTTTATCCATCCTTGAGAGTAAAAAAAATTGGAACTCAGCATCTGAATATAAAAAACATTTAAACAATATGCCACTTGGCCCCAACGTAACTTCGTTTGCAGGTCACTCTGCCATTCGCGCTCATGTGATGGGACTCGAACGTTCGCTAACCAAAGGAGAAGTTCCCACAAAACAAGAGTTAGAGTCAATGAACAAACATTTGGAAGAAGCATTGGATGCAGGTTTTATGGGTCTTTCGATCAATACTCTTGTTTGGGATAAAATGGATGGATCTAGATTTAGATCACGCCCTCTTCCTTCTACTTTTGCGAACTGGAGTGAGTACCAATACCTAAACAAAACATTGAGAAAAAGAGGAAAGGTCTTTCAGGGTGTTCCCAATGTTTCTACAAAAATCAATGTTCTTATGTTCTTAAAGGAAGCCTTTGGACTCTTTCGTAAACCTCTAAAAACCACAATCATATCTTTAATGGATGTAAAATTTGATCCGGGTTTGTATAAATTACTCGGTGTCATTGGTCGCATCACAAACACGATTTTCAAGTCTGACTTTAAGTTCCAAGCACTTCCCGAACCATTTGATTTGTATGCGGATGGAATGGATGTAGTTGTTTTTGAAGAATTTGCTGCAGGTGCTAAGGCAAACCACATTGAAGATGAGTTCGAAAGAAAACAATTAATGAAGGATCCAACTTACCGATCTTGGTTCAAACGCCAATGGACCAATTGGTTTTTACCTCGTGTTTTCCACAGAAACTTTCGAGAAACAAAGATTGTGGATGCACCCGACAAATCTTTAATTGGAAAATCCATTGATGATGTTGCCAAAGAAAGAGGAGTTCACTCTGTAACGGCTTTCCTAGATTTAGTTGCTGAACACGGAAACAAAGTTCGTTGGTATACAGTGATGGCAAACCATAGAAAAGAACCTCTACAAAAAATCGTATCTTATCCAGATATCCTCATCGGATTTTCTGATGCAGGAGCTCATTTACGTGGTATGGCTCATTACAATTTTCCTCTTCGTATGTTGAAATTGGTGCGTGATGCTGAGTTAGAAAAAAAACCATTTATGACTTTAGAGAGGGCAGTCAATCGCCTAACGGGAGAAATTGGGGATTGGTTTGGAATTGATGCAGGTTACATCAAAGAGGGAAAAAGAGCTGATTTGGTACTCATTGATCCGACCAAACTTGACGATTCCCTTGCAAAAGATGTAGAAGCACCCATGCCTTTTATGGAAGACTTCAAACGTTGGGTCAGACGTAACGATGACACAATCAAAAAAGTCTATATCAATGGCAAACTTGCCATTGATCAGGGAAAACCTGTCGCATCCCTTGGAAAAGAAAAAGGGTATGGTAGCTTTTTAGAATCTACAATCGGCACATAA
- the leuA2 gene encoding 2-isopropylmalate synthase LeuA2: MKPNQIKIQDVTLRDGNQALRRPWTLEEKIEVFDLLIELNVDGIEVGFPSSNETEFVASRTLAKRAPAGIPIAGLSRANETEITRTWEAIQYANKPRMHIVYPVSDFSIRHVLKISETEVIQKIQNSVSFARSIVGPDVEIQFSGEHFGDAIENFEFTKEAFLAAIGAGANIINLPNTVERYRPMIFVNMVKDMKDFIGDRAKVSVHTHNDLGMATATSVECVYVGAEQIEVALNGLGERAGNTNLYETAIALHQNGETLGINFQRIYPTAKRIAEMTGIPIGEKSPIIGEDIFSHRSGIHQDGVAKTIKQTKGAYRTFSPEFVGRNDSETISFTNQSGHRAIQFLLENRGIVVPSEEIHRLFEKAKAISSSENNREITEAELVDLASRYMIAS, encoded by the coding sequence ATGAAACCAAACCAAATTAAAATCCAAGACGTAACCTTACGGGACGGAAACCAAGCGTTACGTAGACCCTGGACCTTAGAAGAAAAAATCGAAGTCTTTGATTTGCTTATCGAATTGAATGTCGATGGAATCGAAGTGGGTTTCCCTTCTTCCAATGAAACTGAGTTTGTCGCAAGTAGGACTCTCGCCAAACGAGCACCAGCTGGAATTCCCATTGCTGGATTGTCACGTGCCAATGAAACAGAAATAACGAGAACCTGGGAAGCCATCCAATATGCAAACAAACCCCGGATGCATATCGTTTATCCCGTCAGTGATTTTTCCATTCGCCATGTTTTGAAAATTTCTGAAACCGAAGTGATTCAAAAAATCCAAAACTCTGTTTCCTTTGCCAGATCCATCGTAGGACCGGATGTAGAAATTCAATTCTCAGGGGAACATTTTGGAGACGCCATTGAGAATTTTGAATTCACCAAAGAAGCTTTTCTTGCAGCCATTGGTGCCGGTGCTAATATCATCAACTTACCCAATACAGTCGAACGTTACCGGCCCATGATTTTTGTGAATATGGTAAAGGATATGAAAGACTTTATAGGGGACAGAGCAAAAGTGTCTGTGCATACCCACAATGATTTGGGAATGGCAACTGCCACTTCCGTAGAATGTGTGTATGTGGGTGCAGAACAAATCGAGGTGGCTTTGAACGGTTTGGGAGAAAGAGCTGGCAATACCAATTTGTATGAAACTGCCATCGCCTTACACCAAAATGGTGAGACTTTGGGAATCAACTTCCAAAGAATTTATCCAACAGCCAAACGAATTGCGGAGATGACAGGCATTCCTATTGGAGAAAAGTCACCGATTATTGGTGAGGATATTTTTTCCCATAGGTCAGGTATCCACCAAGATGGGGTTGCCAAGACCATTAAACAAACAAAAGGTGCTTACCGAACTTTTTCTCCCGAATTTGTAGGAAGAAATGATTCCGAAACCATCTCCTTTACCAACCAATCAGGGCATCGCGCCATTCAATTTTTATTGGAAAACCGAGGGATTGTCGTTCCCAGCGAAGAAATCCATAGATTGTTTGAAAAAGCCAAGGCCATTTCATCCAGTGAGAACAATAGAGAAATCACCGAAGCAGAGTTAGTGGATTTGGCGAGTCGTTACATGATTGCCTCCTGA